In the Roseofilum casamattae BLCC-M143 genome, TTGATAGTAACTTCGGCTCTAATTTGCCGTCTCCGAAATTGATTGTGGTGGATAAACCGGTGGCGAGTCCGGATGAAGCGGATGTGATGGCTCAGGCGATTTACGACGAGCTGGGGGGGGAGTTTATTTATGCGGATGCTCAGGCTAATGGCAATCCTTTGATTCGGGTGGGTAAGGTGGTGGAGCTGACGCAGATGGGGCGTTATAGTGGCAAGTATTACGTGACGGAAACTCGCCATTTGTATTATCAAGGGATTTATACGACGGAGTTTAGCGTGCGCGGGACTCGGGGCGGTTCTATTTTTGACGTACTTTCGCCGAATAACCGCTTGCGACCGGGACAAACGTTGATGGTGGGTATTGTGACGCACAATCGCGATCCGGAGGGGTTGGGACGAGTGCGAGTGAAGTTTCCGACGTTGAATCCGGAGCCGGATGGAAGCGCTCATGCGAGTCAGTGGGCGAGGGTTGTGGGTGTGGGGGCCGGCCAGCATCGGGGGTTTGATTGTTTGCCGGAAATTAATGATGAGGTGTTGGTAGCTTTCGAGCATGGAGACGTGCATCGTCCTTATGTGATTGGAGGGTTGTGGAATGGGAAGGATAAGCCACCAGAACGGGTAAATGAGACGATTTCGGCGGGGGGAAAGGTGCGGTTGCGCACGTTTAAGACGCCGACGGGACATATGTTGCAGTTTGTGGAGGAAGATCGTTATGGCAGTCAGGATGGGGTTTATTTACGGACGAGTGGGGGTCACGAACTGCGGCTGAATGATAGCGATCGCTCTCTCGAAATTAGCACGACGGGCAATAACCGGATTCGCTTCGACGATCGCAACCAACGCATCGAAATCCACACCCGAGGCGGCCAGCAATACATTCTGGACGATGCGCGGCAAAATGTGACAATGAAATCCAATGGTAGCATTAATCTCAATAGTGCTAGAGGAGTGCAAGTGAATCCCGGTGTGGGTCAAATGTCGGTATCCGGACATCTGAGCAGTCAAACATTGACGACGGGACAACTGATTGTCGGATTGGGGGCAAATCAAGTTAATGTGGGGGAAGCGATCGCCGGATTGCAGCAACAAGTCAATCGCCAACAACAGCAGTTCCAGACCTACGTCCAAGACCAGCAGACCCTAGACCAACAGCAGGATGCCGCTCGCCAAGCTCTGGCGCAAAAGCTGCAACAGGCGCAAAATCAAGCGACGCAATTGACACAGACGCAACAACAATTGCTACAACAGCAACAAGTTCAACAGGCGATCGACCAACAGCAAAATCTGGCATTGCAGCAAGCCCAAAATCAACTGCAAAATCTGACCAATCCGCTCTCGCAACTAGCCACTCCTAGTCCGAATCCCAGTCCAACACCAGCTCCAGCACCAACTCCGACCCCCACGCCAACTCCAGCACCATAATTTGTAATTAAAATCGGACTCCCAGCTCATGGTTCAAATTCCTTCGACCTCGCAAACTCTCTATCCAGATTCTGATGGTAAACCTATGGCTGAAAATACGGTTCAGTATCGTTGGATTGTGCGCTTGGTGAGCAATTTAAGACGCTTATTTACCGGACAAAATGTCTTTGTGGCTGGGGATTTACTCTGGTATCCCGTCCGGGTGGAGGTTCCTCCAGCTCCCTCCCTAGCTCCTGATGCCATGGTTGTTTTCGGGCGACCTCCGGGCGATCGCGGAAGCTATAAGCAATGGGAAGAAGATAATATGGCGCCGCAAGTGGTTTTCGAGATTTTGTCTCCCAGTAATACCCGCAGCGAGATGCTGGCAAAACAGACGTTTTATCAGCAATATGGGGTACTGGAGATGTTTTTCTACGACCCAGAATCCCGAGATTTTTGGGGATTTGCGCGCGGAAGTGTTGAGGAAGAATTTATGTTAATTACCCCTCTGAATTTACCTTGGACTTCTCCTTTGCTGCAAATTCGTTTTGAGTTATTTGCTGACGGTTTAGCGGTATTTTATCCGAATGGGGAACCGTTTCAAGATCCCGAGGAAGTGATGGAGGAGCGCGATCGAATACAGGAAGAGCGCGATCGGGCGATCGCCAAACTTCGAGAACTGGGTATCGATCCTAACCAACTTTAGGATAGCAAGTGATGAGTCAATGGTGTAGTATTTCTCTTGAGAATGACGATCGCACCCAACCCATGGCCGAGCCAAATTTAGCGCAATTCAAAATAACCCGCGATCGCCTCAGCTTAGACGAAGCGTATCAACTTGCCGACGACCAGAGCAATGGCGCCGTCGTCCTTATGAGCGGCATGGTGCGCAATCAAACCGACGGCCAGCTCGTGGTCGCCTTAGATTACCAAGCCTACGAACCGATGGCCTTGGAAGTCTTTGGGCAAATTGCGATCGCCATCTCGCAGAACTATCCCTCAGTAACCAAACTGGTCATTCACCACCGCCTTGGCTACTTAACCATCGGCGAAGTTAGCGTCATCATCGCCGTCGGCAGCCCCCATCGTGCCGAAGCCTTTGCCGCCTGTCAATATACCATCGATCGCCTCAAAGCCGATGCCCCCATCTGGAAACATGAATGTTGGGCCGACGGCACCCAAAGTTGGGTCAGTCCGAATAAAACAACATAGTAAAATGGCGATCGATCTTCCCCCGTCGTTCCCTCAAGTAGCATGATTTTTTCTTTGCTCACTCGGCTTCTCCTGTGGCTGCTCATCGCAGGCATTTCCTATGCCATTCTGCTGAAATGGTTGCCGCAGAAATACTACACCTGGTTGGGGGGAATCATCATCTTCGTCCTCATTGCCTCCAACTTTTGGAACCCCGGAACCGTCATCGTCAGCGATATCTGGAGGCTCCTCACCGCCCCGCTCACCCCCCTAGGATTGTCTGCCTGCCTGATTTTGTCCGGCATGTTGTACTTCAAAGAAAACGAAATGCAAAAACCCGGAAAATCACTGCTTTGGTCTGGGTTTGCCGTCCTCATTATCTTCAGCATTCCCATCGTTGCTTACTCCATGGCCACCTATGCCGAATGGGACCTCATTATTCAAGCGCAAGAGCGGGCTTCCATCTGCCAGACCTCTTGTCCCGATCTGGCCTTGCAAAACGTCAGAGCCATCGTGCTCTTAGGTCAGGATACCACCGAAACCATCAAACCCAAGGTCGGGAGTGGGACAGCCCAAACAACCATAGAATATCAACCCATTCAATTGCGCGATCGCGGCAACTCTCTCTTCTACACCGTCCAAATCTTCTGGAGCGAAATTGCCGAAAAGCGCGATCCCTTGGTGCTCGTCACTGGAGGTTACCGCTTCCAAGTCTTACCCAATACCGGCCCCGCTCCGCCGAGTGAAGCCGAGGATATTGCCCAGTTACTCGAAGAATTAGGCGTACATCCTTCCAACCTCAGACCCATATCCCAAGGGGATAACCTCTATCGCTCTGCCGTAGAAGTCAAAAAAATTCTCACCGACCAAGGACTGCAAGGCACTCCAGTTCTCCTCGTCACTTCTGCCTTACAGATGCGCCGCGCCCAACTCACCTTTACGCAACTGGGCGTCCCCACCTTAGCTCGTCCCACAGATTTTATTACCCTGCAACCCCGAGTCAATTGGCGACAAATCCGGTTGTACGATATTATTCCCAGTGCCGAAGCCTTAAGTTTGAGTTCCCAGGTCACCAACGAATACCTCGCCACCATCTACTACTTCTTGCGAGGTTGGTTATCTCCGTTTCTGTAAACTCAGTTGGGGTGAAGCGATCGCCAAAAGCGCTGTATAATTAAGCCGCATCGTTATGGGAAGGCAAACCAGCCGTGAGCGAACTCTTACATAATTTCTGGTATACGATCGCCTTTGGCAAAGACCTGAAACCGGGCCAAATGCTGAGCAAGCGATTGTTAGGCGAACCCATTGTTATCGGGCGGCATAAGGACGGCCGGGTATTTGCCCTGCGCAATATTTGTCCCCATCGCGGCATTCCCTTCAGCCACGGTTGGGTAGAAGACAATGACGTGCGCTGTTGCTATCACGGCTGGTGTTTTAATACTCAAAACGGCACTTGTTCGGAAATTCCGTCCTTAACTGAATACGATGGAGTAGATATTTCTCGGATTCAAGTTCCCGCCTATCCTTGCCGGGAAGTTCAGGGCAATATTTGGGTATATGTTCCGCAATCTGTATCCGATTTATTGACCTTAGATCGATCGCAACTTCCCGAAATTCCCATTATCCCAGAACTGGGCGATCGCGCTCCCGCCGTCTATGAAACCACCATTTTTCCCTGCCATATCGATCATGCCATTATCGGCTTAATGGATCCCGCCCACGGTCCCTACGTTCACGATGCCTGGTGGTGGCGCAGCGGCCCGAAACGACGCAAACCAAAGCTCAAAGAAAAGCAATACGAACCCGTTCCCCTCGGCTTTCGTCTCGCCCCTTACGTCATGCCCCAAAGTGCGAAACCGTATAAAATTTTAGGGAATAAAGTCGCCATTGAAATCATCTTTCAACTGCCAGGAGTTCGCTTCGAGGTACTCAATGGCGATCGCCATCAAGCCTGTGCCTTTACTGCCATTACTCCCCTCGACGAAACCAAATGCGAAGTCTTTCAAAGCTTATATTGGACGGTTCCCGGTTTATCTCTCATTAAACCCATCGTTTATTTAATGGTCAGTCAATTTTTAGGACAAGACCGAGATGTGGTCATTAAACAACAAGAAGGACTCGCCGACGATCCCAATCTCATGTTAATTGGTGACGCCGATGCCCAAGCGCGATGGTATTTTCGCCTCAAGCGCGAGTACCTCCAAAGCCAAAAAGAAAATCGTCCCTTTCAAAATCCCATTGAACCAACTATTTTACGCTGGCAAAGTTAGCCCTAAAATCTAGAGAGAACCGGATCGCAAAAACACTCAACCTGCGATAGGCTAGATCCCATTTCACCGGAGAACCCAACGCCATGGAAACCCAAGTCGATTGTGCCAAAGACTGTATCAACGGATGCGTTCTCGGCGACAAATGTCCCAATATCGAATATGCCCAGCAAGCTTCCAGTTTCATTCAAGACACTTCACTAGACCGCATGATCGATATTGCTGAAGAAGCCTTGCGCAAGAAACGGATGGCTCCTCCCCAGTGGGTAATTCCCGAATCTCTCGATTCCTAGGTTATTCCTATTCCCAGGATTCCCCAAATATGAGAATCTATTGACAGCTACTCATCCGATGGTCACGCCGAATCCATGCAAACTCTCTCCAATCCTGCTTCAGCTCCAGTTCCAACCGCCTCCGAACCCGTAGCTACGGCGATCGTACGACGCAAAACTCGTGCCGTCCCGGTCGGTAACGTCATCATTGGTGGCGGCCATCCCGTTGTCGTCCAATCCATGATTAATGAAGATACTCTGGATATTGATGGATCGGTAGCTGCCATTCGCAGATTGCATGAAATAGGTTGTGAAATCGTTCGCGTCACCGTCCCCAGTTTGGGACATGCCCAGGCTCTTCGGGAAATCAAGCAGCAACTCGAGCAAACGTACCAACCCGTTCCCCTCGTGGCTGACGTACATCACAACGGGATGAAAATTGCTCTGGAAGTTGCCAAGCACGTGGATAAAGTCCGGATTAATCCCGGATTATATGTCTTTGAGAAACCGAAAGCCAACCGCACGGAGTACACCGAAACTGAATTTGCCGAAATTGGCGATAAAATTCGGGAGACCCTCGAACCTTTGGTTATTTCCCTACGCGACCAAGGAAAAGCCATGCGCATTGGGGTTAATCACGGTTCTCTCGCCGAGCGAATGCTCTTCACTTATGGCGATACTCCAGAAGGGATGGTGGAATCTGCCCTAGAATTTATCCGTATTTGCGAATCTCTCGATTTCTACAATCTCGTCATTTCCTTGAAAGCGTCGCGAGTCCCCGTCATGCTCGCTGCTTATCGTCTGATGGCGCAACGGATGGACGAGTTGGGAATGAGCTATCCCCTGCACCTCGGGGTAACGGAAGCCGGGGACGGAGAATACGGCCGAATTAAATCGACGGCGGGCATTGGTACGCTATTAGCCGAAGGTATTGGCGATACCATTCGCGTTTCCTTAACCGAAGCGCCGGAAAAAGAAATTCCCGTCTGCTACAGCATTCTGCAAGCCTTGGGATTGCGGAAAACCATGGTGGAGTACGTGGCTTGTCCGTCCTGCGGCCGCACCTTGTTTAACTTAGAAGATGTCCTGCACAACGTGCGCGAAGCCACCAACCATTTAACCGGTCTCGATATTGCCGTGATGGGATGTATCGTAAACGGCCCGGGAGAAATGGCCGATGCAGATTATGGTTATGTGGGCAAACAACCGGGATATATTTCCCTCTATCGCGGTAAAGAAGAAATTAAGAAAGTTCCTGAAGATCGAGGCGTGGAGGAATTGGTTAATTTAATTAAAGCTGATGGACGGTGGGTCGATCCGTAACCTACAATTGAGCCTGAGAATGGCGGCGATCGCGACTCGAAATTCCCGGAATTGAGAAAAACACGGTAGCATAAAGAAACAAGGAACCACCGATCGCCGTCTATCGCGATCGCACTCAGAGTAGCTTATGTTCGATTGAGCCTGCTCTTCTCCCCCAATCAATCCCCCGGTTCGGTAAGCTTATGACGAAAACAACACGCGGACTTGTTCTAGGTGCAACGGCAGTAATACTGACTGCTACCACTGTTGCTGGAGCTGGAATTCATCTGAGAGGTCAGGCCTTTTTCCAGGACGGCCCGAAAGAATTAGTCGATGAAGTCTGGCAAATTATCAATAACCGATATGTTGATGGTACGTTTAACCAAGTAGATTGGGAAGAAGTACGTCAGAACTACCTAGACCGAAAATATACCTCCAACGAAGAAGCCTATGGTGCCATTCGGGAGATGCTGCAGCAACTCGAAGATCCCTACACCCGCTTTATGGATCCCGAAGAGTTCAAGAATATGCAGATCGATACTTCGGGAGAACTGACTGGGGTAGGCATTCAAATTTCCTTAGATGAAGAAACAAATAAGTTAGTTGTGGTTTCGCCCATTGAAGATTCTCCAGCCTTTAAAGCGGGAATTCAAGCGCGAGATTTTATCGTGAAAATCGACGGCCAAGATGCTATCGGGATGGATGTCAATGATGCCGTCAAACTGATTCGCGGCCCGATAAACTCGGATGTAGTGTTAACAATTATGCGCGGCACTGACGAGATCGATTTCCCCATCAAACGGGAGAAAATCGAGATTCATCCGGTTCGCTACAGCTATCGCGAGGGTGGAGTGGTGAATGACGGTATCGGTTATATTCGCTTAACCCAGTTTAGTTCCCCAGCAGCGAAGGAAATGGGTCAAGCCATTGAAGCACTGGAAGAGGAAGGGGTTTCCGGTTATATTCTCGATTTACGCTCCAATCCTGGAGGCCTGCTCTATTCTAGCGTTGCGATCGCCCGCATGTGGCTGCCGGGACGAGAAGCGATCGTCTCGACGGTTAACCGACAGGGAGAAACGGAAAGGCAACGGGCGAATAGCCGTCCGTTAACCGATAAACCTTTAGTAATTTTAGTCGATGGCGGTTCGGCAAGTGCGAGTGAAATTCTCTCCGGTGCCTTGCAAGATAACCAACGAGCCACCATTGTCGGTACAAAAACCTTTGGGAAGGGACTGGTTCAATCCGTTCAACCTCTAACTCAAGGCTCGGGATTAGCCGTCACTATTGCGAAGTATTTGACTCCCAACGGTCGGGATATTAATAAACTCGGCATTGAACCTGACGTGATAGTCGATCTGACTGACGAACAGCGCGATGCATTGCGCAAAGATCGCGATGCGATCGGTACGGCAGCCGATCCTCAATATTCAGAGGCGCTAAAGGTTTTGAAACAAGAAATTGCCAAGCAACCCAGACATGGGAGTTAGGGTTTAAAATGTAGTGTTGAAGGAATAATAACGGAATTTCTACCCGCTCCTTCACCTCAATTACAACCGGCAGAAAGATTAATTATGGTTGTTATGAGATGTTCGATCTAGGGAGAGTGGCTGGAGCTGCACTTAATCGGCAGACGAATAGCGATCGCAGGAATGAAGCGAGCCTGCGATGCGATCCGCGAAGCGTACCTATCGCCAATATAGCAGCTTGCAACACTAGTTAAACCGGCGCTTCAGAGCAAAGGCACTGCCTAACAGAGCTAAAGCCAACATCGAACCGGGTTCGGGAGTGGCAACAGGAGGTACAACAGGCGGTGCCTCGAGGTTTCCAGCAAGGGCGATACCATCATTGAGACATTCATAGAACAGGTGAGCGATAAAGTCTCCACTCGGTAGTAGAGAGCGATCGAAACTAAACCCAAAGGTATAGTCACCAGTAGCGCCAAAATGTCCGAAGTCAATGCCATCTAAGTCACCTTCTTCGAGCAGTTCAATCTCGCCAATTTTGGTTCCGCTTGCAATCGAGTTTACTGGTTTGTCGTTGAAATAAGGATCGTTGTAAGCAAAATCTCCCAGGTTTGCCGATCCACCGTTTTCGCTAACTCTAGTGGCATGGGTTTCTAAGCTGGTAAAGCCACTGTTGCTGCCACCAATACTGGTACCGACAACATTTTCATAAACTCCCAGCTCTAAGCCATTGTCACCATTAGTATCAAAATGAATACCATAAAGACTGCCTTGGGAAGACTCCAGATTCTCGTCACCAAAGTTGAAGAATAAATCCCCAAAGGCAATATTATTATTAGTTGCATTTTGATGTTCCCATCCTCCTAGAGGAGCATTAGAATTAATCGCAACAGAAACTTTATCAGCCGTATCTTGAATGGCAATACTATAAAACTCATAGCCGCTATCTTCTCCGACAATACTGCCACTCTCAACGCCATCATTGAAGGAATCAACCGCATAGTTCCAACCCTGGTGAAAGGTTCCAGCTCGAGCAGATGTTGCCGTGAAACCAAGTACGCTAAGGGTTACAGTTGTTGCGATCGCAGTGGTTAATGTCTTGAAAGCCATGAGGGTTTGTTCCTTGATGTGTTGTTTATTTCTCTTACCACCCACAGTAGGACAGTTTCAAAACTGGCACAAGGCATAATTCCGGAGTTTCACCAATTCTTCATACAAAATATAACAAGTATCAAGATTAGATTAAGCAGGCGCTCATCCATAAAATTCAGCCGCATTTCTTCGGTAACTAATTTAGCTCAAATCCATGAATTTACCGAACTGTTTATCAAGGAATATTGAAGATCCTAGAGAGATCGCGCAACCGAGTAAACATGACTGGCTCAGGCAAAAACCAGAGAGGAAAATTAGCCGGTGGAAAAATAATGCGATCGCCCATCCGAGCGATCGCCAAGTCTAAGATCGCGGCAACACCGCAGCCCCCTAACGCCAAAGGGACAGAACTATGTCAGAATATTCACAGCATTTTTGTTCCATTTGCATTTAATCCCTATATTGTGTTTGTTCTCAGTGGTTACGAATACTTTTTAGGCTTCCTGATCCTCTGTAGCCTAGTTCCTGTCCTCGCACTCGGAGCGTCCAAGCTGCTGCGTCCTAAAGTCGCAGGTCCGGAATGCCGCACCACCTACGAGTCCGCTGTCGAGCCAGTCGGGGGAGCGTGGATTCAGTTCAACATTCGCTACTATATGTTTGCTCTGGTCTTCGTCATCTTCGACGTAGAGACCGTCTTTCTCTATCCTTGGGCTGTTGCCTTCAGCAAACTCGGACTGTTAGCCTTCATCGAAGCTTTGATCTTTATTGCCATCCTGGTAGTGGGCTTAGTGTACGCTTGGAGAAAAGGAGCACTGGAATGGTCGTAAACTCTAGCAAAACAACAATGACACCAACAATTATTAACCCAGTCGAACGGCCGCAAGTCACCAGCGAACTGTCGGAGAACGTAGTTCTGACTACGGTAGACGACCTGTATAACTGGGCCAAACTCTCCTCGCTCTGGCCCCTGCTCTACGGTACGGCCTGTTGCTTTATTGAGTTTGCCGCTTTAATTGGCTCTCGGTTTGATTTCGATCGCTTCGGCTTAGTCCCGCGTTCGAGTCCCAGACAAGCCGATTTATTGATTACGGCGGGAACGATCACCATGAAGTACGCTCCCGCTCTCGTCCGCTTGTACGAGCAAATGCCCGAACCCAAGTATGTCATTGCTATGGGCGCTTGCACGATCACTGGAGGCATGTTTAGCATGGATTCTCCTTCTGCCGTACGCGGAGTGGATAAGCTAATTCCAGTGGATGTTTATATCCCCGGTTGCCCTCCCCGTCCGGAAGCCATTATCGATGCCATCATTAAGCTGCGCAAAAAAATCGCGAATGAGTCGGTGCAAGAGCGCGGTAAAATGAGCCAGACTCATCGCTACTATAGCGTGTCGCACCAAATGAAGGTGGTTGAACCGATTTTGACCGGGGAATATTTGCAGTCGGCAACTCGCCAAGCCCCGCCGAAAGCATTGGCACAAGCCTATGGAATGCCGATTCCAGCAGCATTAGCAGGAGAGAAAGTAGAGGAGATCGAACGTGGTTAAAGAAACAGAAGCTGTAGGAACGGAGCAGCCAGGAGAGGTTTCTACCTGGTTGAGCGAAAATGGATTTGCTCACGAGTATTTAGGGCGCGATCGCTCTACAGTGGAATTGATTAAAGTGGACGCCCAAGTTCTGCTGCCCATTGCCTCGGCGTTATATGCCTATGGCTTTAATTATCTGCAATGCCAAGGGGCTTACGACGAAGGGCCGGGTCAGGAGTTGGTCAGTTTTTACCATCTGTTGAAGGTCGATGATGATGTCACCGATCCGGAAGAAGTGCGGGTGAAAGTCTATTTACCGCGTAATAATCCGGTGGTTCCTTCGGTGTATTGGATTTGGAAGGCAGCAGATTTCCAAGAGCGGGAAGCTTACGATATGTACGGCATTGTCTATGAAGGACATCCGAATCTGAAGCGCTTGCTCATGCCCGAAGATTGGATCGGCTGGCCTCTGCGGAAAGATTATATTTCTCCCGACTTCTATGAGTTGCAAGATGCCTATTAAGAGGTATGTTTAGTTCTAATGCTAATTGTTGGTTATTAGAGTGCTCATAGAACGTCCTTCCTTCTTCCGTCAGTGGTTGCCAAAAGGATGGACGATCGCCACAACTGCGATCGCCCTTCCCATCGCAACTCCCATTCTCTGCGTCCTGGCCAAGAGCTTCACCGACACCGGAGATATTTGGCAGCACTTAGTCGAAACGGTGCTCCTGCGCTACCTGCTCAACTCCTTTGCCCTGATCGCGGGCGTTGGATCTGGGGTATTGCTCTTGGGAGTCGGGTGCGCGTGGTTGGTAACTACCTGTAACTTTTGGGGAAGACGCTGGTTTGAATGGGCCCTGCTTTTGCCTCTGGCTTCTCCAGCTTACGTTCTGGCTTATACCTATACAGAATGGTTGGAGTACTACGGCCCGGTACAAACCTCCCTGCGCAACTGGTTTGGCTGGCAAGATGTCAGCGACTATTGGTTCCCTTCCGTGCGATCGCTCCCTAGTGCGATTATTCTCTTTAGCTTGGTTCTCTATCCCTACGTTTACCTGCTAACGCGGGTGGCCTTTCTCGAACAAGCCTCTCGAACTCTGGAAGCCAGCCGTTCCCTCGGGTGCAACCCCTGGCAAAGCTTTGGAAAAGTGGCGCTTCCCCTCGCGCGTCCTGCCATTATTGCCGGACTCTCTCTCGTCTTGATGGAAACCCTGAGCGACTTCGGTACTGTCGAATACTTCGGAGTCGATACGTTTACCACCGGGATTTACCGGGTTTGGTTTGGTATGGGAGAACCCGCAGCGGCTGCGCAGCTCTCCTCGTTTTTATTGCTTTTTATTTTAGTTTTTATCGTCTTGGAGCAATGGTCCCGTCGGCAAGCAAAATACTATCAAAGTGGCGATCGCTTTTCTCCAATCCAACCCTATATGCTGCAAGGAGTACGCGGTAGTTTAGCCACTTTGAGTTGTCTGATTCCCCTAATGTTTGGGTTCGTGCTTCCGGCGGGACTGTTGGTAAAAATGGCAATCGATAATCCAGACAGTTGGCAAGGTCGATTCTGGGAGTATGCACAACATAGCTTTACCTTAGCAGCGATCGCGGCACTATTAGGAATTATATTTTCAGTGACGATCGCCTATGGAGTGCGACTGTATCCTAACCTCATTATGCAGATTACGGCTCGGATTTCGGCGATCGGTTATGCGATTCCCGGTTCGGTCATTGCTGTGGGTATTCTGATTCCTCTAGGAGCCTTCGACAATAGTTTGGATGCTTGGATGCAAGCAACGTTTAATACCTCCACCGGTTTGCTTCTGAGCGGAACAATTTTTGCCCTCATCTTTGCTTATCTGGTTCGCTTCTTAGCGGTTGCTTTTGGCACGATTGAATCCAGTTTGGGCAAAATTACCCCCAATTTAGACTATGCCTCCCGCAGCCTCGGTTATGGAGTCACCGAGACTCTCTGGTACATTCACGTCCCAATGATGCGCGGCGGTTTACTCACTGCTGGCATTC is a window encoding:
- a CDS encoding XDD3 family exosortase-dependent surface protein, which gives rise to MAFKTLTTAIATTVTLSVLGFTATSARAGTFHQGWNYAVDSFNDGVESGSIVGEDSGYEFYSIAIQDTADKVSVAINSNAPLGGWEHQNATNNNIAFGDLFFNFGDENLESSQGSLYGIHFDTNGDNGLELGVYENVVGTSIGGSNSGFTSLETHATRVSENGGSANLGDFAYNDPYFNDKPVNSIASGTKIGEIELLEEGDLDGIDFGHFGATGDYTFGFSFDRSLLPSGDFIAHLFYECLNDGIALAGNLEAPPVVPPVATPEPGSMLALALLGSAFALKRRFN
- a CDS encoding aromatic ring-hydroxylating dioxygenase subunit alpha, which produces MSELLHNFWYTIAFGKDLKPGQMLSKRLLGEPIVIGRHKDGRVFALRNICPHRGIPFSHGWVEDNDVRCCYHGWCFNTQNGTCSEIPSLTEYDGVDISRIQVPAYPCREVQGNIWVYVPQSVSDLLTLDRSQLPEIPIIPELGDRAPAVYETTIFPCHIDHAIIGLMDPAHGPYVHDAWWWRSGPKRRKPKLKEKQYEPVPLGFRLAPYVMPQSAKPYKILGNKVAIEIIFQLPGVRFEVLNGDRHQACAFTAITPLDETKCEVFQSLYWTVPGLSLIKPIVYLMVSQFLGQDRDVVIKQQEGLADDPNLMLIGDADAQARWYFRLKREYLQSQKENRPFQNPIEPTILRWQS
- a CDS encoding VgrG-related protein; this translates as MANNTLLVSTPLVEIEGATQDEISKFMRDILQISVEESLHLPSMFTLVVNNPYSPLDEETETWQHDRLIQIGKKVRIGFIESTAQESETASQDYLIDGEITGIETHFTNTTQAPIVIRGYDLSHRFHRGRYNRSFQDYTDSDIVKKVAREMGITAGQVDDSRKTHQYVFQENQTNMEFLRERAARIGFELFIQDGQLHFRKPMENEVLQLAWLTDVENFRVRVTSSEKVDSVEVRSWDYQHKKPIVARVENHDLITNVEGKGEGIIDTSDRNDASLLFIDSNFGSNLPSPKLIVVDKPVASPDEADVMAQAIYDELGGEFIYADAQANGNPLIRVGKVVELTQMGRYSGKYYVTETRHLYYQGIYTTEFSVRGTRGGSIFDVLSPNNRLRPGQTLMVGIVTHNRDPEGLGRVRVKFPTLNPEPDGSAHASQWARVVGVGAGQHRGFDCLPEINDEVLVAFEHGDVHRPYVIGGLWNGKDKPPERVNETISAGGKVRLRTFKTPTGHMLQFVEEDRYGSQDGVYLRTSGGHELRLNDSDRSLEISTTGNNRIRFDDRNQRIEIHTRGGQQYILDDARQNVTMKSNGSINLNSARGVQVNPGVGQMSVSGHLSSQTLTTGQLIVGLGANQVNVGEAIAGLQQQVNRQQQQFQTYVQDQQTLDQQQDAARQALAQKLQQAQNQATQLTQTQQQLLQQQQVQQAIDQQQNLALQQAQNQLQNLTNPLSQLATPSPNPSPTPAPAPTPTPTPTPAP
- a CDS encoding Uma2 family endonuclease, yielding MVQIPSTSQTLYPDSDGKPMAENTVQYRWIVRLVSNLRRLFTGQNVFVAGDLLWYPVRVEVPPAPSLAPDAMVVFGRPPGDRGSYKQWEEDNMAPQVVFEILSPSNTRSEMLAKQTFYQQYGVLEMFFYDPESRDFWGFARGSVEEEFMLITPLNLPWTSPLLQIRFELFADGLAVFYPNGEPFQDPEEVMEERDRIQEERDRAIAKLRELGIDPNQL
- the ctpC gene encoding carboxyl-terminal processing protease CtpC, giving the protein MTKTTRGLVLGATAVILTATTVAGAGIHLRGQAFFQDGPKELVDEVWQIINNRYVDGTFNQVDWEEVRQNYLDRKYTSNEEAYGAIREMLQQLEDPYTRFMDPEEFKNMQIDTSGELTGVGIQISLDEETNKLVVVSPIEDSPAFKAGIQARDFIVKIDGQDAIGMDVNDAVKLIRGPINSDVVLTIMRGTDEIDFPIKREKIEIHPVRYSYREGGVVNDGIGYIRLTQFSSPAAKEMGQAIEALEEEGVSGYILDLRSNPGGLLYSSVAIARMWLPGREAIVSTVNRQGETERQRANSRPLTDKPLVILVDGGSASASEILSGALQDNQRATIVGTKTFGKGLVQSVQPLTQGSGLAVTIAKYLTPNGRDINKLGIEPDVIVDLTDEQRDALRKDRDAIGTAADPQYSEALKVLKQEIAKQPRHGS
- a CDS encoding molybdenum cofactor biosynthesis protein MoaE gives rise to the protein MAEPNLAQFKITRDRLSLDEAYQLADDQSNGAVVLMSGMVRNQTDGQLVVALDYQAYEPMALEVFGQIAIAISQNYPSVTKLVIHHRLGYLTIGEVSVIIAVGSPHRAEAFAACQYTIDRLKADAPIWKHECWADGTQSWVSPNKTT
- a CDS encoding YdcF family protein, which produces MIFSLLTRLLLWLLIAGISYAILLKWLPQKYYTWLGGIIIFVLIASNFWNPGTVIVSDIWRLLTAPLTPLGLSACLILSGMLYFKENEMQKPGKSLLWSGFAVLIIFSIPIVAYSMATYAEWDLIIQAQERASICQTSCPDLALQNVRAIVLLGQDTTETIKPKVGSGTAQTTIEYQPIQLRDRGNSLFYTVQIFWSEIAEKRDPLVLVTGGYRFQVLPNTGPAPPSEAEDIAQLLEELGVHPSNLRPISQGDNLYRSAVEVKKILTDQGLQGTPVLLVTSALQMRRAQLTFTQLGVPTLARPTDFITLQPRVNWRQIRLYDIIPSAEALSLSSQVTNEYLATIYYFLRGWLSPFL
- the ispG gene encoding (E)-4-hydroxy-3-methylbut-2-enyl-diphosphate synthase, whose amino-acid sequence is MQTLSNPASAPVPTASEPVATAIVRRKTRAVPVGNVIIGGGHPVVVQSMINEDTLDIDGSVAAIRRLHEIGCEIVRVTVPSLGHAQALREIKQQLEQTYQPVPLVADVHHNGMKIALEVAKHVDKVRINPGLYVFEKPKANRTEYTETEFAEIGDKIRETLEPLVISLRDQGKAMRIGVNHGSLAERMLFTYGDTPEGMVESALEFIRICESLDFYNLVISLKASRVPVMLAAYRLMAQRMDELGMSYPLHLGVTEAGDGEYGRIKSTAGIGTLLAEGIGDTIRVSLTEAPEKEIPVCYSILQALGLRKTMVEYVACPSCGRTLFNLEDVLHNVREATNHLTGLDIAVMGCIVNGPGEMADADYGYVGKQPGYISLYRGKEEIKKVPEDRGVEELVNLIKADGRWVDP